A single region of the Cytophagia bacterium CHB2 genome encodes:
- a CDS encoding glycosyltransferase family 4 protein encodes MCRPFGAFALSKILACHLCSEEAKWFSSGNYRGVKFRCYPRMTKSPKPHILIYAPTPPPYAGPEVATGLLLEAISGEKIRVTHVRSNIRAENGKKGVFDLEGIIGFLKVYWDFLHALRRTRPDKVYFLLSSGKVGLLRDTVIIFTAKLLGKRAIAHYRGGSFRSLYEQYGKLFCWLIRHALKHVDAVIVQAEILKSLFAGLVPRERLHVLYNGLPLNGYYSPHASAQKPFTLLFMGHVAFSKGFYELVLAYQQLRQRHPVRLLFAGEKRFAGDRRKAISAFLSGPARTFFDENSERIERVISDFVEQAGDHDAEYLGVVSGEAKTRAFAEADVFVLPSYTEGFSMSVLEAMAHGLPVVVTPVGALPEVVVEGTNGIFVQPGNSDDLAEKLDMLVRDRTKARAMGAYNAKYAAERFDITCVARQFEEILWRV; translated from the coding sequence ATGTGCCGCCCCTTTGGGGCTTTTGCTCTCTCCAAAATCTTAGCCTGCCACCTATGCTCCGAAGAAGCAAAATGGTTTAGCTCAGGGAATTATCGTGGTGTCAAGTTTAGATGTTATCCAAGAATGACGAAGTCTCCCAAGCCCCACATTCTCATTTACGCGCCAACGCCGCCGCCTTATGCTGGACCGGAAGTGGCCACCGGACTTTTGCTCGAAGCAATCTCCGGCGAAAAAATCCGGGTGACGCATGTGCGCAGCAATATTCGCGCGGAAAACGGCAAGAAAGGGGTATTCGACCTCGAGGGCATCATCGGTTTTCTCAAGGTTTATTGGGATTTCTTGCATGCGCTGCGCCGCACCCGGCCGGATAAAGTTTACTTTTTGCTCTCTTCCGGCAAAGTGGGATTGTTGCGCGACACGGTTATCATTTTCACCGCGAAACTTCTGGGCAAGCGCGCCATCGCGCATTATCGCGGCGGCAGCTTTCGCAGCTTGTATGAGCAATACGGCAAACTTTTTTGCTGGCTGATCCGCCATGCGTTAAAGCACGTTGATGCCGTGATCGTGCAGGCAGAAATTCTAAAAAGTCTTTTTGCGGGATTGGTTCCCCGGGAGCGCTTGCACGTGCTGTACAATGGTTTGCCGTTAAACGGTTATTACAGTCCGCATGCGTCTGCACAAAAGCCATTTACACTTTTGTTCATGGGGCATGTGGCTTTCTCCAAGGGTTTCTACGAGTTGGTGCTGGCGTATCAGCAATTGCGCCAACGCCACCCGGTGCGGTTGCTGTTTGCCGGCGAGAAACGCTTTGCCGGAGATCGCCGCAAAGCCATTAGTGCATTCTTGTCCGGCCCGGCGCGAACATTTTTTGACGAAAACTCGGAACGCATCGAACGCGTTATCTCGGATTTTGTCGAACAGGCTGGAGATCACGACGCCGAATATTTGGGCGTGGTCTCGGGTGAGGCAAAAACGCGGGCGTTTGCCGAGGCCGATGTGTTTGTTTTGCCTTCGTACACCGAGGGTTTTTCCATGTCGGTGTTGGAAGCCATGGCTCATGGCCTTCCGGTGGTCGTGACGCCGGTGGGCGCGCTGCCCGAAGTAGTCGTCGAAGGCACGAACGGCATTTTCGTGCAACCGGGGAATAGCGATGATTTGGCGGAAAAACTCGATATGCTCGTTCGCGATCGTACCAAAGCGCGGGCGA
- a CDS encoding glycosyltransferase family 4 protein, producing MPDASQPSVIFITNIPAPYRVAMLNRAYVALKAHGLSLKVLFAAASYKRRSYWQGVISDITFPFRFLNDLNLQIGSEKLFSFGWSLPKILREENPAIVVSAGFSLPSMFACHYASGRNIPFLIYSGETSRQAQRRRAEWLRKPVRKYLLAQSALCIAYGSEARNFLAQNGVAKENIHIAINSIDTENFSELLKKAPPRVERDGFAKPRVLFVGNLQRFKGIEFALHALQLLQSSSKLQIQFDIVGGGPDRERLERLTRELSLTHVTFWGPQPNYEVARFFKKCDFFVFPSLYDIYGLVLVEAAAAGLPIIASKFAGGTIDVVQDGQNGFVVDPTDIPALAQCIRELCLNPGIREEMGRQSLRIVAESVNIQKNAQGFVQAILGCLPGDG from the coding sequence TTGCCAGATGCCAGCCAGCCTAGCGTGATCTTCATCACGAATATTCCTGCGCCTTATCGCGTAGCAATGTTGAATCGCGCATATGTGGCACTGAAAGCTCATGGCCTTTCACTGAAGGTTTTGTTTGCTGCCGCCAGCTATAAACGACGGTCATACTGGCAAGGTGTTATCAGTGACATCACCTTTCCTTTTCGGTTTTTGAATGATTTGAATCTCCAGATTGGCTCTGAGAAGTTGTTCAGTTTTGGTTGGTCACTACCAAAAATTTTGCGTGAAGAAAACCCGGCCATAGTTGTGTCAGCCGGTTTTTCTTTGCCGTCCATGTTTGCATGTCACTATGCCAGTGGGCGCAATATACCGTTTCTAATTTATTCTGGAGAAACTAGCCGCCAGGCCCAGCGACGGCGAGCAGAATGGCTACGTAAACCAGTACGCAAATATCTACTTGCACAGAGCGCACTGTGTATTGCATACGGATCAGAGGCTCGAAACTTTTTGGCACAGAATGGCGTTGCGAAAGAAAACATTCATATTGCGATAAATTCTATCGACACGGAGAATTTCAGTGAACTGCTGAAGAAGGCGCCGCCTCGCGTGGAAAGAGATGGATTTGCTAAACCGCGCGTATTATTTGTGGGTAACCTCCAGAGATTCAAGGGCATCGAATTCGCCTTGCATGCACTTCAGCTTCTACAATCGAGCTCGAAACTTCAGATTCAATTTGACATCGTTGGGGGCGGGCCTGATAGAGAGCGGCTGGAGAGGTTGACGCGCGAGTTGTCGCTAACGCATGTTACATTCTGGGGGCCTCAACCCAATTATGAAGTTGCGCGCTTTTTCAAAAAATGCGATTTTTTCGTGTTTCCTTCCTTGTACGACATTTATGGCCTTGTCCTAGTAGAAGCTGCAGCCGCAGGCCTGCCGATCATCGCTTCAAAATTTGCCGGCGGCACGATTGATGTGGTGCAGGACGGGCAGAACGGTTTTGTGGTGGACCCCACCGACATTCCGGCGTTGGCTCAATGTATTCGAGAGCTTTGTTTGAACCCTGGCATACGCGAAGAAATGGGCCGGCAGTCGCTGCGGATTGTTGCCGAGTCCGTCAATATTCAAAAGAATGCGCAAGGTTTCGTGCAGGCGATTTTGGGTTGCCTGCCGGGAGATGGGTAA